One Nicotiana tomentosiformis chromosome 4, ASM39032v3, whole genome shotgun sequence genomic window carries:
- the LOC138910047 gene encoding uncharacterized protein has protein sequence MPKVKRFRNPLKSSHGPYDAPGHSLSSTTPAPSLVIEPSISLQAPPHAPASSSVADEVPQQGQAPTQPSNPSAMSTHHLGHSNNTTKHIKIKVNEVNNLPIGDRIIVDFDIYDAAYGEAQGLLAGYCGLLAIDGNFFPINFDRWSGPSGLLMPLHTDIAMKVVEEIKKFDAGGSKANSRRRHELFLETGEYPTWGKIIIETHKRNDGLFVNNEARTLVEQIELTQGNANESEISPDDIIGKVLGAEHSGRSQLVDTLTALKAYMISKEGRVPQQFISLFAPQPQPSDDAESEPTSPVDVRGSSGSSYQNQQANT, from the exons ATGCCAAAGGTTAAACGTTTCCGAAATCCATTAAAATCATCTCATGGACCATATGATGCTCCTGGACATTCTTTATCATCAACAACTCCAGCCCCGTCACTTGTTATAGAGCCCTCAATATCGTTACAAGCTCCCCCGCATGCTCCTGCAAGTTCCTCAGTAGCTGATGAAGTCCCACAACAAGGACAAGCTCCAACTCAGCCTTCAAATCCAAGTGCAATGTCCACACACCATCTTGGAC ACTCAAACAACACTACCAAGCACATTAAGATTAAGGTCAATGAGGTCAACAATCTACCTATCGGAGACCGCATCATTGTGGACTTTGATATCTATGATGCAGCATATGGGGAAGCGCAAGGGTTGCTTGCCGGATATTGTGGATTACTGGCTATTGATGGAAATTTCTTCCCAATTAATTTTGACAGGTGGTCAGGACCGTCAG GACTACTAATGCCATTGCATACAGATATTGCAAT GAAAGTTGtagaagaaataaagaaattcgACGCTGGTGGATCCAAAGCTAACTCGAGACGACGACATGAGTTG TTTTTGGAAACTGGAGAATATCCTACTTGGGGAAAGATAATTATCGAAACTCATAAGAGAAATGATGGATTATTTGTAAATAATGAGGCAAGGACTCTAGTG GAACAAATTGAATTGACTCAAGGCAATGCCAATGAATCTGAAATTTCCCCAGATGATATTATTGGCAAGGTGTTAGGGGCAGAGCATTCTGGGAGG TCACAATTAGTAGATACCTTAACCGCACTGAAAGCTTACATGATATCAAAGGAAGGAAGAGTTCCTCAGCAATTTATTAGTCTATTTGCTCCTCAACCACAG CCAAGTGATGATGCAGAGAGTGAACCTACCTCACCGGTTGATGTAAGAGGATCATCAGGCAGCAGTTACCAGAATCAACAAGCAAATACTTAG